The following coding sequences are from one Mycoplasma mycoides subsp. capri window:
- a CDS encoding STREFT protein, which yields MKKSIKKAKPWLISLIVMFAFISGFLFFIRSYVDSSKQNYLNKIQSYIDASSYLAKSKILKSVEDLNEDYVNKKLSEQYLEQEFGKDFIWKPEKTDANLKNKVSDIYRTYFGKSIDVIEKDLKLQYRDNNKNLVDITDLKNGEFTPKNIDKITALTRSSEDFLNGFSPSLASLGLSFFQSQALENEDHLNKIKNNNIIKSVVDFINNNQSLIKLLSKIFSTKNVDKSFYKDLTIKQVFNKNINLITSSFTKKTYSDNNNDYFADDVSDLIISDVKNIVLQEWNKDKKNIEILDKFKTIFNKVKDYFLKFDYLKILDNLFRYVQSELYFSMYYVINEQYSNPSQLLNQKIEDKRFDPLINNKLDLSLLINGFSKVLEDKKYTTRLLDFLFKRTDKTKIYFDHKTIPQNIGTSSLILDVINLIQKTILKTNQLIKEAIEGLENYIKENMYELREKIRNTILGVLKSKVNSFSHSVHFGYIHTNEDYNKLTVQIYTNLWLTKFYYVDANIYIFGKNGLVTKIFDLFKQIGNSISATSSDSFNFLKSVLYRDLDSNIGFKDNFEEISKLIDIGHNLFSDQKMLNIDLSLGSLKQIASIKGLYGILNLPNELDTLKNLLNTFGLSSFISKVEKAVEPLQKILDLLKDFGFISDTKKFIQQFDSYTKKIIKYIPDKYQSVNMQLNYDLISNLYPKTKTNTNFINDFTTRLAEFLFPKNNKDQDDELLLPIIRLIRNDKDKKITSVEQIKKDLTNYSEKILSKDSLFKNITDIRDLKIQLPDNLLKHLKIENIKDLTVLELLQITSKYINQFLKNNPDKSLTFDLSSIGFILKALSASVDITYIDNKKITNKNLFKALYDDLDSFNHKNDENDKGRKEESFYNWSSIVLNLGDDIKRTIDLEQIKNDFSYSPLHLLLGIDLNKVQYIKNTIGYALATLIGGINITDPNYELANQNRKSVITIFAILNFVLQNQETILKI from the coding sequence ATGAAAAAATCTATTAAAAAAGCAAAACCGTGATTAATTAGTTTAATAGTGATGTTTGCTTTTATTAGTGGATTTTTATTTTTCATTAGATCTTATGTTGATTCATCAAAACAAAATTATTTAAACAAAATTCAAAGTTATATTGATGCTAGTTCTTATTTAGCAAAAAGTAAAATTTTAAAAAGTGTTGAAGATTTAAATGAAGACTATGTGAATAAAAAATTAAGTGAACAATATTTAGAACAAGAATTTGGAAAAGATTTTATTTGAAAACCAGAAAAAACTGATGCTAATTTGAAAAACAAAGTTTCAGATATTTATAGAACTTATTTTGGAAAATCAATTGATGTAATTGAAAAAGATTTAAAACTACAATATAGAGATAATAATAAGAATTTAGTTGATATTACTGATTTAAAAAATGGTGAATTTACTCCTAAAAATATTGATAAAATTACTGCTTTAACTAGATCTTCAGAAGATTTTTTAAATGGTTTTTCTCCTTCTTTAGCATCATTAGGTTTATCTTTTTTTCAATCTCAAGCTCTTGAAAATGAAGATCATTTAAATAAGATCAAAAACAACAATATTATAAAAAGTGTTGTTGATTTTATTAATAATAACCAATCTTTGATTAAGCTTTTATCAAAGATTTTTTCAACTAAAAATGTAGATAAAAGTTTTTATAAAGACTTAACTATTAAACAAGTATTTAATAAAAACATTAATTTAATTACAAGCAGTTTTACTAAAAAAACTTATAGTGATAATAATAATGATTATTTTGCTGATGATGTTAGTGATCTTATTATTAGTGATGTTAAAAATATAGTTTTACAAGAATGAAATAAAGATAAAAAAAATATTGAAATATTAGATAAATTTAAAACTATTTTTAATAAAGTAAAAGATTATTTTTTAAAGTTTGATTATTTAAAAATACTAGATAACTTATTTAGATATGTTCAATCTGAATTATATTTTAGTATGTATTATGTGATTAACGAACAATATTCAAATCCAAGTCAGTTATTAAATCAAAAAATAGAAGATAAAAGATTTGATCCATTAATTAATAATAAATTAGACCTTTCTTTATTAATTAATGGGTTTAGTAAAGTTTTAGAAGATAAAAAATATACAACTAGATTATTAGATTTTTTATTTAAAAGAACAGATAAAACAAAAATATATTTTGATCATAAAACAATACCACAAAATATAGGAACAAGTAGTCTTATTTTAGATGTTATAAACTTAATTCAAAAAACTATATTAAAAACAAATCAATTAATAAAAGAAGCAATTGAAGGTTTAGAAAATTATATTAAAGAAAATATGTATGAACTAAGAGAAAAAATTAGAAATACAATTCTTGGTGTTTTAAAGAGTAAAGTTAATAGTTTTTCTCATTCAGTACATTTTGGATATATTCATACAAATGAAGATTATAATAAACTAACTGTTCAAATATATACTAATTTATGATTAACAAAATTTTATTATGTAGATGCTAATATATATATTTTTGGAAAAAATGGTTTAGTTACTAAAATCTTTGATTTATTTAAACAAATTGGAAATTCTATTTCAGCTACTAGTTCTGATAGTTTTAATTTTTTAAAATCAGTTTTATATAGAGATTTAGATTCTAATATAGGATTTAAAGATAATTTTGAAGAAATTTCAAAACTTATAGATATAGGACATAACTTATTTAGTGATCAAAAAATGTTAAATATTGATTTATCTTTAGGTAGTTTAAAACAAATAGCAAGTATTAAAGGGTTGTATGGAATTTTAAATTTACCAAATGAATTAGACACATTAAAAAACTTATTAAATACGTTTGGTTTAAGTTCTTTTATTAGTAAAGTTGAAAAAGCAGTAGAGCCTTTACAAAAAATATTAGATCTTTTAAAAGACTTTGGATTTATTAGTGATACTAAGAAATTTATTCAACAATTTGATAGTTATACTAAAAAAATAATTAAATACATACCAGATAAATATCAAAGTGTAAATATGCAATTAAATTATGATCTAATTTCTAATTTATATCCAAAAACAAAAACTAATACTAATTTTATAAATGATTTTACAACTAGACTAGCTGAGTTTTTATTTCCAAAAAATAATAAAGATCAAGATGATGAACTTTTATTACCTATTATTAGATTAATAAGAAATGATAAAGATAAAAAAATCACTAGTGTTGAACAAATTAAAAAAGATTTAACTAATTATTCTGAAAAAATTCTTTCAAAAGATTCTTTATTTAAAAACATTACAGATATAAGAGATTTAAAAATTCAATTACCAGATAATCTTTTAAAACATTTAAAAATAGAAAACATCAAAGATCTAACTGTATTAGAATTACTTCAAATTACAAGTAAGTATATTAATCAATTTTTAAAAAATAATCCTGATAAATCACTAACATTTGATTTATCTTCAATTGGATTTATTTTAAAAGCATTAAGTGCTAGTGTTGATATTACTTATATAGATAATAAAAAAATTACAAATAAGAATTTATTTAAAGCATTATATGATGATTTAGATTCTTTTAATCATAAAAATGATGAAAATGATAAAGGAAGAAAAGAAGAATCGTTTTACAACTGGTCATCTATTGTTTTAAATCTTGGTGATGATATAAAAAGAACTATTGATTTAGAACAAATAAAAAATGACTTTTCATATTCTCCTTTGCACTTATTATTAGGAATTGATTTAAATAAAGTTCAATATATTAAAAATACTATTGGTTATGCTTTAGCTACTTTGATTGGTGGAATTAATATAACTGATCCAAATTATGAATTAGCTAATCAAAATAGAAAATCAGTAATTACAATTTTTGCTATATTAAACTTTGTTTTACAAAATCAAGAAACTATTTTAAAAATTTAG
- a CDS encoding PTS fructose transporter subunit IIABC — MDNYVFNKDYIFLNVNLKTKQEVFEFIASKAKELKIVTSKKALIDGFKLREAENTTGFEDGFAIPHPKDVKQIKKPAVFVLKFTNPIEWNALDNKPIEIAIALLTPQTTDENNSHLTLLSQVAVKLTNQEFKTALKQAKTKKEILNILNSDQNIEIKKENNNLENTKQLKIVAVTSCTVGIAHTYMAEEKLLQQALKQNYQIRVETQGSKGIGTPLTNKEIKEADVVIIATDTAVDLTRFNGKKVYKTKVSNAIKDPEKTINDALKLATIHNQTNQEFETKNIKNQEKVGVLQHILSGISYMVPIIILGGICLAVSLGLAKAIYGADAAPKGFLKYLEAIGGASFTLMIAILGGFIANSIAGRAAIVPAMVGSFIGNNPSNFANWIPGLGQIQTPMGFVGAIIAGLIVGYFVKWVNSWKVPKTLAPAMPIFFIPLVGGIGISFIFIFVLGAPIGFIMNHISSWIKSAYIGQTSVWIGLALGIILGAMAGFDMGGPVNKIAFVTCSALITEKIYEPMGAMAAAIPVAPLGMGLTTLLFKKFFNSTERQLGVAALIMGSIGISEGAIPFAIRDPRRAILCNVVGSAVAGGIAGSLKVQDFAAHGGPIVWVLGAVPYGIQSLYFFIAVLIGVIVTSLMYGFWMVQESGKLGSVREAYVWSLIQTKKAKSEFINEKKQEIKDIKNNTKNKNLSEEQINQIQNINDQITNYINEYKTKLKQLKQSYLNLNKEEKAFMNNKKSEITDYKKQTHSKYNQQISDLKQNNNLETKQLHKEIKNLKTKEKQDIVDYSKNLRNQFSNKFKMINNL, encoded by the coding sequence ATGGATAATTATGTTTTTAATAAAGATTACATTTTTTTAAATGTCAATCTTAAAACTAAACAAGAAGTATTTGAGTTTATTGCATCAAAAGCTAAAGAGTTAAAAATAGTTACTAGTAAAAAAGCATTAATTGATGGGTTTAAATTACGTGAAGCTGAAAATACAACAGGATTTGAAGATGGTTTTGCTATACCACATCCAAAAGATGTTAAACAAATTAAAAAACCAGCTGTATTTGTTTTAAAATTTACAAATCCTATTGAATGAAATGCACTAGATAATAAACCTATTGAAATTGCTATAGCATTATTAACTCCACAAACTACTGATGAAAATAACTCACATTTAACTTTATTAAGTCAAGTTGCTGTTAAACTAACAAATCAAGAGTTTAAAACTGCTTTAAAACAAGCAAAAACTAAAAAGGAAATTTTAAATATTTTAAATTCAGATCAAAATATAGAAATTAAAAAAGAAAATAATAATCTAGAAAATACAAAACAATTAAAAATAGTAGCTGTTACTTCATGTACTGTAGGTATTGCTCATACTTATATGGCTGAAGAAAAATTACTACAACAAGCTTTAAAACAAAATTATCAAATTAGAGTTGAAACACAAGGTTCAAAAGGAATTGGAACTCCATTAACTAATAAAGAAATCAAAGAAGCAGATGTTGTTATTATTGCAACTGATACTGCTGTTGATTTAACTAGATTTAATGGTAAAAAAGTATATAAAACTAAAGTATCTAATGCTATTAAAGATCCAGAAAAAACTATTAATGATGCTTTAAAATTAGCAACTATTCACAATCAAACAAATCAAGAATTTGAAACTAAAAATATCAAAAACCAAGAAAAAGTTGGAGTTTTACAACACATATTATCTGGTATTTCATATATGGTTCCAATTATTATACTTGGTGGTATTTGTTTAGCTGTTTCACTAGGTTTAGCAAAAGCTATTTATGGAGCTGATGCAGCACCTAAAGGATTTTTAAAATATCTTGAAGCAATTGGTGGAGCTTCATTTACTTTAATGATTGCAATACTTGGAGGATTTATAGCAAATTCAATTGCCGGAAGAGCAGCTATAGTTCCTGCTATGGTTGGATCATTTATTGGAAATAACCCAAGTAATTTTGCTAATTGAATTCCAGGATTAGGACAAATTCAAACTCCAATGGGGTTTGTTGGAGCTATTATTGCAGGATTAATTGTTGGATATTTTGTAAAATGAGTTAATAGTTGAAAAGTGCCAAAAACATTAGCTCCAGCTATGCCAATTTTCTTTATTCCATTAGTTGGGGGTATTGGTATTTCATTTATTTTTATATTTGTTTTAGGTGCTCCAATTGGATTTATAATGAACCACATTTCATCATGAATCAAAAGTGCTTATATAGGTCAAACTAGTGTATGAATAGGTTTAGCTTTAGGAATTATACTTGGTGCTATGGCTGGATTTGATATGGGTGGTCCAGTTAATAAAATTGCTTTTGTAACTTGTTCAGCATTAATTACTGAAAAAATTTATGAACCAATGGGAGCAATGGCTGCTGCTATTCCAGTTGCTCCACTTGGAATGGGATTAACTACTTTATTATTTAAAAAATTCTTTAATTCAACTGAAAGACAACTAGGAGTAGCTGCTTTAATTATGGGAAGCATAGGAATTTCAGAAGGTGCTATACCATTTGCAATTAGAGACCCAAGACGTGCTATTTTATGTAATGTTGTAGGTTCAGCTGTTGCTGGTGGAATTGCTGGAAGTTTAAAAGTTCAAGATTTTGCTGCTCATGGTGGACCTATTGTTTGAGTTTTAGGAGCAGTTCCTTATGGAATTCAATCACTATACTTCTTTATAGCAGTTTTAATTGGAGTAATTGTTACAAGTTTAATGTATGGATTTTGAATGGTTCAAGAAAGTGGTAAACTTGGTTCTGTTAGAGAAGCTTATGTTTGAAGTTTAATTCAAACTAAAAAGGCTAAATCAGAATTTATAAATGAAAAGAAACAAGAAATTAAAGATATTAAAAACAATACTAAAAATAAAAACTTATCTGAAGAACAAATAAATCAAATTCAAAACATTAATGATCAAATAACTAATTATATTAATGAATATAAAACTAAATTAAAACAATTAAAACAAAGCTATTTAAATCTAAATAAAGAAGAAAAAGCATTTATGAATAATAAAAAATCAGAAATTACTGATTATAAAAAACAAACTCATAGTAAATATAATCAACAAATCTCTGATTTAAAACAAAATAATAACTTAGAAACAAAACAACTTCATAAAGAAATTAAAAACTTAAAAACTAAAGAAAAACAAGATATTGTTGACTATTCAAAAAACTTGAGAAATCAATTTAGTAATAAGTTTAAAATGATTAATAATTTATAG
- a CDS encoding alpha/beta fold hydrolase domain-containing protein, whose protein sequence is MKQIDIQTIDNHQIKTYVFDKVKKPIAVLHIISNNLNIIDFYTGFFKLLNEHQIIVVCNSIQNSLAIRNQQKILNHNAKIIIEDFKEVNHFIKKQYKLPIFMFSHSITCVFSKAYAIKYSETINGIILSNFIQFNKTVIFKEMIRLIFIKLFSKNKKPYSLYQDTYTQTFLQEFNQNNEFLSDNLNRYLDLLEDDFISKKFEIISLLDIYKTMYFNLKTKRFSFIRKNLPILLIANDNNFDEEKYYLKSSYKLLKQFLKKDYFIQLNYVNDLKNKMFNNKNQLENQIVTFINKHH, encoded by the coding sequence ATGAAACAAATTGATATTCAAACAATTGATAATCATCAAATTAAAACCTATGTTTTTGATAAAGTAAAAAAACCAATAGCTGTATTACATATAATTAGTAATAACTTAAACATTATTGATTTTTACACAGGTTTTTTTAAATTATTAAATGAACATCAAATTATAGTTGTTTGCAATTCAATTCAAAACTCTTTAGCAATTAGAAATCAACAAAAAATTTTAAATCATAATGCCAAAATTATTATTGAAGATTTTAAAGAAGTTAATCATTTTATAAAAAAACAATATAAATTACCAATCTTTATGTTTTCTCATTCAATAACTTGTGTTTTTAGCAAAGCTTATGCTATTAAATATTCAGAAACTATTAATGGTATAATTTTATCTAATTTTATTCAGTTTAATAAAACAGTAATTTTTAAAGAAATGATTAGATTAATTTTTATTAAATTATTTTCTAAAAATAAAAAACCATATAGTTTATATCAAGATACTTATACACAAACTTTTTTACAAGAGTTTAATCAAAATAATGAGTTTTTATCAGATAATTTAAATCGATATTTAGATCTTTTAGAAGATGATTTTATTTCTAAAAAATTTGAAATTATTAGTTTATTAGATATATATAAAACAATGTATTTTAATTTAAAAACTAAACGTTTTAGTTTTATTAGAAAAAACTTACCAATTTTATTAATAGCTAATGATAATAATTTTGATGAAGAAAAATACTATTTAAAATCATCATATAAACTATTAAAACAGTTTTTAAAAAAAGATTATTTTATACAATTAAATTATGTAAATGATTTAAAAAATAAAATGTTTAACAACAAAAATCAACTAGAAAATCAAATAGTTACTTTTATTAATAAACATCATTAA
- a CDS encoding ribonuclease H1 domain-containing protein, producing MSKKYYAIKKGLKPGIYTTWDEAKKQVENYSNAIYKSFSTLKEAKDFLNDNKQSNNLNSDKNSCIAYTDGSYNTLDNTFSYGVVVFWKNREFHLSQRFDNQNISSLRNVAGEVLAVKQTIMFCVANKIKKVLICHDYQGVSKWALDQWKANLDFTKEYKEFFNKYKDQVEVEFKWIKSHTNNKYNDLADKLAKNASLEFVLKEV from the coding sequence ATGTCAAAAAAGTATTATGCAATAAAAAAAGGTTTAAAACCTGGTATTTATACAACTTGAGATGAAGCTAAAAAGCAAGTTGAAAATTATTCTAATGCTATTTATAAATCTTTTTCAACTTTAAAAGAAGCTAAAGATTTTTTAAATGATAATAAGCAATCTAATAATTTAAATAGTGATAAAAATAGTTGTATAGCTTATACTGATGGTAGTTATAATACTTTAGATAATACTTTTTCATATGGTGTTGTTGTTTTTTGAAAAAATAGAGAATTTCATTTAAGTCAGAGATTTGATAATCAAAATATTTCTAGTTTAAGAAATGTAGCTGGTGAAGTTCTAGCTGTTAAACAAACAATTATGTTTTGTGTTGCAAATAAAATTAAAAAAGTACTTATTTGTCATGATTATCAAGGAGTAAGTAAATGAGCTTTAGATCAATGAAAAGCTAATTTAGACTTTACAAAAGAATATAAAGAATTTTTTAATAAATATAAAGATCAAGTTGAAGTTGAATTTAAATGAATCAAATCACATACAAATAATAAATATAATGACTTAGCCGATAAATTAGCTAAAAATGCAAGTTTAGAATTTGTTTTAAAAGAGGTTTAA
- a CDS encoding lipoprotein, whose protein sequence is MKRLLTLLGSISLVATTSAALIACGDKTQQKSPEKKDDKLLSSKKEGKENTKEKINELQSDKPKEDNIYHPKKSKEENFNLIKKYGLKIFDFVFPRADKLNELKEKPEYSYLWGIATKITSFYHKIVSYSDLRDFETKNRSVNEKLYKDFDQIVDLYEKEEQKIWDLLNLIK, encoded by the coding sequence ATGAAACGATTATTAACATTATTAGGTTCTATTAGTTTAGTTGCTACAACAAGTGCTGCATTAATTGCTTGTGGTGATAAAACTCAACAAAAATCTCCTGAAAAGAAAGATGATAAACTTCTTTCTTCTAAAAAAGAAGGAAAAGAAAATACTAAAGAAAAAATAAATGAATTACAAAGTGATAAACCAAAAGAAGATAATATTTATCATCCAAAAAAATCTAAAGAAGAAAATTTTAATTTAATTAAAAAATATGGTTTGAAAATTTTTGATTTTGTATTCCCACGTGCAGATAAATTAAATGAGTTAAAAGAAAAACCTGAATATAGTTATCTATGAGGAATAGCCACAAAGATTACTAGTTTTTATCATAAAATAGTAAGTTATTCAGATTTAAGAGATTTTGAAACTAAGAATAGATCAGTAAATGAGAAATTATATAAAGACTTTGATCAAATTGTTGATCTATATGAAAAAGAAGAACAAAAGATTTGAGATTTATTAAACCTAATCAAGTAA
- a CDS encoding lipoprotein translates to MKKLLTILGSITLITTTSTAVIACKNIKQLELKNKETEQEDKKESIESTDDNQKEKTNESENDSKPNEHPQGDQPHNAQPFDLPRKNNKELVKNNKMNFDLIKKYGKEFSELFSSLPKDKAEKISEDPKNTNGLTIAGKILKFYEELKSYSNFDTFKSKLKEKFNKSESEFSNFISTLEKDWTKIVKNYENERENILKLLKETSK, encoded by the coding sequence ATGAAAAAGCTATTAACTATTTTAGGTTCTATTACTTTAATTACAACAACTAGTACAGCTGTTATTGCCTGTAAGAATATAAAACAGTTAGAATTAAAAAACAAAGAAACTGAACAAGAAGATAAAAAAGAATCTATTGAATCAACAGATGATAACCAAAAAGAAAAAACTAATGAATCTGAAAATGATTCAAAACCTAATGAACATCCTCAAGGTGATCAACCACATAATGCCCAACCATTTGATTTGCCTAGAAAAAATAATAAAGAATTAGTAAAAAATAACAAAATGAATTTTGATTTAATTAAAAAATACGGAAAAGAATTTTCTGAATTATTTTCTTCTTTACCTAAAGATAAAGCAGAAAAAATTAGTGAGGATCCCAAGAATACAAATGGTCTAACAATAGCTGGAAAAATATTGAAGTTCTATGAGGAACTAAAAAGCTATTCTAACTTTGATACTTTTAAATCTAAGCTAAAAGAAAAATTTAATAAATCAGAGTCTGAATTTTCAAATTTTATTAGTACTTTAGAAAAAGATTGAACCAAAATAGTTAAAAATTATGAAAATGAAAGAGAAAATATTTTAAAGCTTTTAAAAGAAACTAGTAAATAA
- the proS gene encoding proline--tRNA ligase yields MKKQLDKITPRNIDFSQWYTDIVLNTKLASYGPVKGTMIFRPYGYRIWELIQKYLDEEFKKINVDNVYFPLLIPESLFNKEKDHIEGFSPEIATVTRVGEKQLEENLFIRPTSEVVMMDYFSNEINSYRDLPLIYNQWCNVMRWEKTTRPFLRTSEFLWQEGHTVHSSYNEAEDFCLKILNIYEKFAKEILLLPVICGKKTEKEKFAGAKDTYTIESLMFDGQALQCGTSHFFADNFTKVYDIKFQNKENKLEHAYSTSWGVSTRLIGALIMTHSDDNGLVLPSKISPIQIQIIQIKNNEQIDQVVEIIKDKLSDYRINVDNSDKSFGFKISEAEIKGIPIRIEIGPRDLENNQITISRRDQQENKIKIDYKNVKKVVDQMIKDYDLSLYNNALENRKNRTFKADTIEEYIEILKQNQGFVLVPFCGRVECEQDIKTKTATNSRCIPFDQKEVKAKCFNCKKDTCLQVIFARAY; encoded by the coding sequence ATGAAAAAACAACTAGATAAAATCACTCCAAGAAATATTGATTTTTCACAATGATATACAGATATTGTTTTAAATACAAAATTAGCTAGCTATGGTCCTGTTAAAGGAACTATGATTTTTAGACCATATGGATATAGAATTTGAGAATTAATTCAAAAATATTTAGATGAAGAATTTAAAAAAATAAATGTAGATAATGTTTATTTTCCATTATTAATTCCTGAATCATTGTTTAATAAAGAAAAAGATCATATTGAAGGATTTTCTCCAGAAATTGCAACTGTTACTAGAGTTGGAGAAAAACAACTAGAAGAAAATCTATTTATAAGACCAACTAGTGAAGTTGTAATGATGGATTATTTTAGTAATGAAATAAATTCTTATCGTGATTTACCTTTAATTTATAATCAATGATGTAATGTAATGAGATGAGAAAAAACTACTCGTCCTTTTTTAAGAACTAGTGAATTTTTATGACAAGAAGGTCATACTGTTCATAGTTCTTATAATGAAGCAGAAGATTTTTGTTTAAAAATATTAAACATTTATGAAAAGTTTGCAAAAGAAATTTTATTATTGCCTGTAATTTGTGGTAAAAAGACTGAAAAAGAAAAATTTGCAGGAGCAAAAGATACTTATACTATTGAATCTTTAATGTTTGATGGTCAAGCTTTACAGTGTGGTACTTCTCACTTTTTTGCTGATAATTTTACAAAAGTTTATGATATTAAATTCCAAAACAAAGAAAATAAATTAGAACATGCTTATTCAACAAGTTGAGGAGTTTCAACAAGATTAATTGGTGCTCTTATTATGACTCATAGTGATGATAATGGTTTAGTTTTACCAAGTAAAATTTCTCCAATTCAAATCCAAATTATTCAAATTAAAAATAATGAACAAATTGATCAAGTTGTTGAGATTATTAAAGATAAATTATCTGATTATAGAATAAATGTAGATAATTCTGATAAAAGCTTTGGATTTAAAATTAGTGAAGCTGAAATTAAAGGAATACCAATTAGAATTGAAATAGGACCTCGTGATTTAGAAAATAATCAAATTACTATTTCAAGAAGAGACCAACAAGAAAATAAAATCAAAATAGATTATAAAAATGTTAAAAAAGTAGTTGATCAAATGATTAAAGATTATGATTTATCACTTTATAATAATGCTTTAGAAAATAGAAAAAACAGAACTTTTAAAGCTGATACAATTGAAGAATATATTGAAATTTTAAAACAAAACCAAGGTTTTGTATTAGTTCCATTTTGTGGAAGAGTTGAATGTGAACAAGATATTAAAACAAAAACAGCAACTAATTCAAGATGTATTCCTTTTGATCAAAAAGAAGTTAAAGCAAAATGTTTTAATTGTAAAAAAGACACTTGTTTACAAGTAATATTTGCAAGAGCTTATTAG
- a CDS encoding lipoprotein, giving the protein MKRLITLIGSVVLITTSSSLVIACKIQQSSNDKIINFKSDKSNDNLKTQKNDIDKNNIKSVIKESKKDKTDIEVKEKNELYKKEDIKKTKEEKLEKYVLKRSKEENFSFTKDYGLKHANFIFDKRDKWEKWKNDNKNNLLSSLAGKLTSFYSEISQYSSIEDLQKEFDTKFNKKKKYKSFDEFIEQIDKTVTDYQKEKDTIWNQLESIQSK; this is encoded by the coding sequence ATGAAAAGATTAATAACTTTAATAGGATCTGTTGTATTAATTACTACAAGTAGCTCTTTAGTTATTGCTTGTAAAATTCAACAGAGCTCTAATGATAAAATAATTAATTTTAAGAGTGACAAATCTAATGATAATTTAAAAACTCAAAAAAATGATATCGACAAAAATAATATTAAAAGTGTTATTAAAGAATCTAAAAAAGATAAAACAGATATAGAAGTTAAGGAAAAGAATGAATTATATAAAAAAGAAGATATTAAAAAAACAAAAGAAGAAAAACTAGAAAAATATGTGCTTAAAAGAAGCAAAGAAGAAAATTTTTCATTCACTAAAGACTATGGTTTAAAACATGCTAATTTTATTTTTGACAAGCGTGATAAATGAGAAAAGTGAAAAAATGATAATAAAAATAATTTATTATCTTCTTTAGCTGGTAAATTAACTTCTTTTTATTCTGAAATTTCACAATACTCTAGTATAGAAGATCTTCAGAAAGAGTTTGACACTAAATTTAATAAAAAAAAGAAATATAAATCATTTGATGAGTTTATCGAACAAATTGATAAAACTGTTACAGATTATCAAAAAGAAAAAGATACAATTTGAAATCAATTAGAATCAATACAATCAAAATAA